In Tenacibaculum sp. 190524A02b, the genomic stretch TATGTTAGTGATAAATTAACTTTATTAAATAAACCTATTTGATAACTAACGTCAAAACTAGCAGAGTTTTCCCATGTCACATCTTTACCTCCTAGATATGTTAATTTCTGGGTTAAAGCCCCGTTATTTTCATCGATGGTGTATTGATTTTCATAAGCTACTAAGTTACGAGTAGAAGTACCTGGGTAGAAAATTCTATCATTACCTGTGGTACCATAGTTTACAGATAATTTTGAATAATTGATAGTATTAGAGTCTTTTAAGAAATTCTCATTACTCATTACCCATGAAGCCCCTGCTGACCAAAAGAATCCCCAACGTTCATCTGGATGAAAAACAGAAGAAGCATCGTATCTTCCTGTTAGGTTCACGTAATAGGTATCTTTTAAACCGTAAATGAATCTAGAAAAATAGCCTTCTGTAAAATATTTGGTATTGTAATTACTAGCCGATGCATATACAGCGGTATTATCTAATATTGGGCTAAAATCACCAATTATATTTCTTTTTGACAGTGATAGCGTGGTGAATTTTTCTTCATAACTCTCATGACCTAAAAGCACATCAAAGTTATGATTACCATTGTCTCTTTTCCAAGTCAGTAACTGTTGATTGGTAAAAGCAGAGAAATTATCTCTATTATTTGTTAATAATCCATTTTGTGCTTGAGCAAAAGCACCGGCCCCAGGCTTTGTAAAATCTGTTCCTTGATCTACTTGAGTTAAGTAGTTCATTACATATTCAAATTGAAAATCCCAAGGAAGATCAATTTTAGCTCTTAAACCTCCATTAAAATTGTCTCTTACATTAGTCTCTATTGTATTTTCAATTACAGCTAAAGGGTGTTCTCCTACGGCATAATTTCTAGCTCCTCTACTGGTTCCATTAGGAAAAAATTGAGGGGAACCAAAATCATAAGCAAATCCGCTAGGGTTATTAGGGTTTAAAATAGGTTGCCAATTTTCATCATATTGATAAACAGGGTAAATAGGGGCGATTCTTCTATTCCAAAAGAAAGCATTAGCAAAGTTTGTTGTTGGGACTCCTGCCGCTGTTAGCGTAGATGGAACTGCTTGACTTTCGGATTTTGCATAGGCAACATCACCACTTAAGGTTACTGCATCAAATATTTTTGCAGAAGTAGCTTTTAAACGAGCAGAATGTCTTTCAAAACTACTTCTAACGGTATACCCATTGTTGGTTTCAGAACCTAAAGATAAGTAATAAGTAACATCTTCAGAACCTCCTGATAAGCTAATATTATTAGAGTGAAAAGTAGCAGCATCTCTAAATAAAGCATCTTCCCATTTATCATTAACTAATAAAGTAGCTGAACTGTTTAGTTTACCAGTGGCAGGATTTACTAGTTGGTCGCCAGGAACATTGTAAAGATTATAATTTCCTAAACGAGACATTAAATTATCAGACGCAAATTGTCTCGCTTGTGCTAATGTGATAGGCGTTCCAGCAACATTTTGTCTATGAAACTCTGAATTGGCTAAAACACTGTGATACGCTTCATAAAACTCACCAGGCGATTGCATAATGTTATATTCTTTAGCCCCTCTTTGTGTAATACCAACTCTACTATCTACGTTTATTTCTAATCTATTTCTAGCTCCTTTTTTAGTAGTAATCATTAAAATACCATTAGCAGCTTTATTACCATATAAAGAGGTAGAAGACGCATCTTTTAACACCGTGGTAGATTCAATGTCTTTCGGATTTATACTATTTAAACTACCAGCATAAGGAACCCCATCTAATACAATAAGTGGTGCTTGATCGGCAGATACAGAATTGAACCCTCTAATTCTAATGATAGGGTCAGAACCTGGCTGACCGCTTGCTTGTATTACTCTCAAACCAGAAACTAAACCTTCTAAACTTTTTACAGGGTTAGAAAAGGTTGCATTTTCAACTTGTTCTTGGTCAATAACACTAACAGATCCAGTAAGAGAGTTTTTAGATTGAGTACCATAGGCAACAACGACAACTTCTTTAAGGAGATTGTCTCCTTCCATAACAACATTTAATTGACTAGAAGTGACTGTTTTTTCTACAGTTTTCATTCCAACAAAACTAAAAACAAGAACCTCTCCTTGTTTAGCTTTAATGGCGTAATTTCCATCAAAATCTGTTTCAGTACCTTGAGTTGTACCTTTCTTTAAAATAGTAACCCCAGGTAATGGTCCAGATTCATCTGATACCGTACCTGAAATTGTCTTTTCTTGTGCATAAGAAATATGCATAAGAAACGTTAGGATTAATGTGAAAATCCCATTAAACTTCGTTCTCATTATATAATTATTTGAATTAACTAAAAGCTAATCTCTTAAATATTTCTTAAAAAAACAATTATTTTAACAATAAAGTAATCAGTATCTTAGAGTAATAGAGTGTGTTTTTGGGGTAAAAAGTATTTTTTTTAGTTAGTTTTGTATTGGTTCTTAGAGGTTAAGAGGTGTGAAGTGTTAAAAAATAAAAAGGAATTTTATTTTTGATAAAAATTATAGGATTTGTGAAAAAAAACAATTAAAGATACGTTTTAAAAGGGAATTCTAAATAATATACTATTTACTTTATAAGAAGTAAAATAAAAATATTTCTAGTTTAAAAATCACTATTTTGATAGGCACCAATATCAGGAGTTGAAGCTCTATCAGTACCTAATAAATCCAGCGTTAATGGAGTACTTATAGCTTTATTAATTGCGTCACTATTTTTACCTATGAAGAACTCATTTTCTGAAGGATTTTTAAAATCTGGAGTACCGTTAATAATATTGTTTTGATAATGCGTTATGTCTTCAAAATTTAAATGAATATTGTCTTTATGTGTGTCATTTAAATCTTCAAATTGAAACATACAATTTTTAATGTTATAGTTAAATAGACCGCTTCCTCTTTGGTCTAATAGTAACTCTACATTATTATCACCTTCAATGATACAGTTGGTGAAATTGGCTACAGCTAAATCACCAACATTGATAACATCCTGACCATTATCATCTTTAGACACAAAATAATCGCTTAACCATACTGTTGGGTCTTTTCGTAAGCCATTTCTCCAGTAGTTGGCAAAAGTAGCATGTGTGAAGTTGTAAACTCCACCAATTATAGAAGCAAAAGAAGATTGCCCTGCATTAGCCACCACAAGATTTTCACCTTTAATGTTTCCATTTACTCCTAGCATTCCAAATAAAGAGTTATTGTATATTTCAGAGTTTTTTATGGTAAGTGTAGGAGTGTCTATTGCATTTGTACCATCTACACGTAATCCTATAGTGCCATTTTTAAGAATTATATTGGTTAGTTCATTGTCTTTACTACCTGACCTCATCCATATGGTACCCCATTGTCCAGGTATATTGTCAAAACGATGTTCAAGTCTATCACCTTGAAAGATAATTTTTTTGTCCAATGTACCATTAGCTTTTATGCTTGCATCATTGTATACAATAATTCCTGAGTTTTTATGGAAGTGTATTTGAGCTCCTTCTTCAATAGTTAATGTTTTGTTAGGAGGAACTGCAGCATATCCGTATATAACATAAGGTTTTTCAGCAGTAAAATTAAGCTCGCTGTCCTTTAAAAATCGACCTTGTATTTGATCAGTTGCACTTAAAGGAATTTGATCTGGTTCAAAATAAGTTTTATAGGGAAATATAAAGTGGGCATCTTGTACTAAGGTAACTAAATCTACGTCTTGTTGATTGTTACCATTGTCAAAAAGTATTTTATCTATATAAAGAGGGTCAGTAATAGAATTAAAGTCAATGGTAGTTTCTATAAAAACATATAAACTATCATTAGCTAAAAGATCGATATCTTTAAATTCTTTCCCAGGAGTACCATCAACATTTAGTCGATAATTAGAATTAACTCCATTTTCTAGTTTTATAGAAGGTATTGTTATTGATTGATCACTCCTGTTATATACTTTAAGATTGTATGTAGCTGAGCCAATATTGGTGAAAATTGTATCTAAAAAAACAGTGTCTCTAGAAAACTCCAAATTTCCAAAACTAGGAATTGTAGTAAAATCTTTTCTACATGAGCTATTAAATATAATAACTAGAATAACAAAAATTGAAAAGACATATTTTTTCATACAATATAAAGTATTAAGATAAAAGCACTAAAAATAAGAATATAACCTTAAAAAGAATGAATTATTGTTTTATTAATTCTATTTCAAAAAGCTTGCTCCAATGTTTTCCCGTAACAAACAAACGATTATTTTCATGATCAAAAGCAATACCATTTAAAACATCGTCTTCATTAACCAAACGTTGTGTTTTTTCCATTTCTTTAACTAAACCAGTTAAGTTTATAATACCTTCAACTACTCCAGTTTTAGGGTTAATTATAGCAATTAATGGTTTTTGCCAGTAATTAGCATATATTTTTCCATTAATATATTCTAACTCGTTTAGTTTCTCTATAGAAAGCTTATTAGTATACGCTTGTATATTTCTTTTTTCTTGCTGGTTTTTAGGATTTAAAAACCATATTTTGTTACTTCCATCGGATTTTATAAGTTCAGTTTCGGTATGTGTTAATCCCCAACCTTCATTACTATTATTGTATTTGAATTCACCTAATTTTTTAAAATTTTCTAAATCGTAGATGAAGCCTTTACGAGCTTGCCATGTTAACCAATAAATCTTATTATTAAAAATAGTCATCCCTTCTCCAAAATACTGGTCATTTAAATCAATTTTTTGTAAAACTTTCCCAGTCGTAATTTCAACTTTTCTTAGTGATGATTTACCTCTTTTACCAGTAGTTTCATATAAATAACCATTATGGTATTCTAAACCTTGTGTGTAAGCTTTTTTATCATGTGGATAGGTGTTAATAATTTTATAGTTATATATTTCTGGAGCTTTGTTTGCAAAAACCTCAATAGAGTTATTAACTCTCTTGGACTTATTAGGGTAAAAGGCAATAGCAGTGACAGCATGTTTTCCTACACCAAAGTCTTTACTGTTAATAGCAATACTTTTCTCGTTTTTATTAACTCGTTTATTATTAACATATATATGAACAGAATCAATAGCATTACCTTTTAATTGTTCAAACTTTATAGCTGCTTTATCACCTAAGTTAACTTTTTTTGTTGTGTTAAGCTTAAATTTATAACTGGTATCACTACATGAAGTTAATGTAATGATGCTTAAGCCTAGTAAGAAGAAATATTTAAAAATACGCATGATTTTCAGTTTGAGTTATAAATTTGTTTATTTGAACTACAAATTAAAACAATTTATTTGTTTGGAAATTAAAAAAAAGGGTTAAATTTGCACCCTCAAATAGCCATTGCAGGTTTTTGATTTTTATTGAAGGCGTTTAAAGCTTTACCAACTTTAAGCAATTTCGTAATAAATTTAAAGTGTTTTAAAATGAAAAAAGGTATACACCCAGAAAATTATAGAATGGTTGCATTTAAAGATATGTCTAATGGAGATGTGTTTTTAACTCGTTCAACTGCAAATACAAAAGAAACTTTAGAGGTAGATGGAGTTGAGTATCCATTAATCAAATTAGAAATTTCTAGAACTTCTCACCCGTTTTATACTGGTAAGTCTAAGTTAGTAGATACTGCTGGACGTATTGATAAGTTCAAAAATAAATATGCAAAATTCAAGAAGTAATTTTGTAACTTTAAAAAATATAAGAAGGAAGCTCCAAATGAAAATTTGGAGCTTTTTTTATGCTGAAAATCTTGTATTTTAGCATTAAAATAAAAAATATGAGAGATACTATATTGGCAGTAGTTATTGTAATCAATGTACTTTGTGGAGTGTTAGCGTATTTCATTCCTCAAATGGGGAATTATATTTTATTAACTATAGCTTCGGCTTTTACCTTGCTGGCTATATATGATGCCTTTATTCAAAAAAAACACTCTTTAATGAGAGCTTTTCCAATTGTAGCTAGGTTACGTTGGGTATTTGAGGAAGAAAGAGAGAAGATACAGCAATATTTTATTGAAGATGATTTAAATGGAACTCCTATAAATAGAGAAAAAAGAAGTATTGTTTATCAAAGATCTAAAAAAGAAATTGAGACTGTGCCTTTTGGAACACAACATGATTTATATGAAAAAGGGTATGAATTTGTAAAACATTCGTTATTTCCTAAAAACCATCATCATGTTACTGGAGACAGAGTGTTAATAGGTTCAGATAAATGCGAACAAAAGTATAATGCTTCTATTGTAAATATTTCAGCAATGTCATTTGGTTCTTTGAGTAAAAATGCAATAATGGCTTTGAATCAAGGAGCAAAAATGGGAGGTTTTGCACATAATACTGGTGAAGGAGGTATTTCGCCATATCATTTGCAAGGAGGAGATTTGATTTTTCAAGTAGGTACAGGGTATTTTGGAGCAGGAAAAACGATAAATGGTAAGAGAGTCTTTGATGAAGAGATTTTTAAAGAAAATGCAACTCGTCCTGAAGTAAAAATGATAGAGATTAAATTTTCACAGGGAGCAAAACCAGGACATGGTGGAATTTTGCCAGCAAAAAAGAATACGGAAGAAATAGCTAAAATACGTTCAGTAGAACCTTTTACAAGAGTTGATTCACCACCAAAGCATGATGCTTTTTCTAACTTTGATGAAATGATAGCTTTTATTCAAAGAGTTCGTGAGTTAAGTGAAGGTAAACCTGTTGGAATTAAATTTTGTGTGGGAGATAATGAGGAAATAGAAATGATGATTCAAGCATTTGCTAAAGCAAAGAATTATCCAGATTTCATGGCTGTTGATGGAGGAGAAGGAGGAACAGGATCTGCTCCGTTAGAATTCTCAAATTATGTAGGTACACCTTTATTAGATGGATTGGCTTTTGTTGCACAAATGTTAACTAAATACGGGTTAAAAGAGCAAATTAAAATAATGGCTAGTGGTAAAGCCATTGATGCTTTTGATGTTGTGAAGTATTTGGCTATAGGAGCAGATGTTATTGGTATGGCTAGAAGCTTTATGTTGAGTTTAGGTTGTATTCAAGCAAGAGAATGTAATTTAGATACCTGTCCGGTAGGAGTAGCAACTCAAGATGAAGATTTAGTTGAAGCTTTGGTAGTTGGAGATAAAAATGTACGTGTTAAAAACTATCATGTTAAAACCATTGAAGCTGTAAAAGAATTAGCGGCAGCTATGGGAAAAGAAAAGATAACAGATATAAAAGCAAATCATATTTATAGAAGAAATAAAGCAGGTGATATTACTTCTTTAGATAAGGTTTATTTTCAAGAGAAGGAAACAGCTTAACTTAAATAAGTTTTTTTGGAGACAATTTTAAAGATTAATTCAAGATCATATACTTTAGAACGTTATCCTAAAACAGAGGATAAGACTTTAAAAGCATGGAGTAATGCTGAGTTATTATGTTTAGAGTATATTAAAGGAAAAGAGTTTAATACGGTTCATGTTTATAATGATCGATTTGGTTTTTGGAACTGTGTTCTTCAGGATAAAGAAGTTATTACCATATGGAATTATGCTAGCCAGCAAAAAGCAATTAAAAAGAACTTACATTATAATGGAATTTCAAAAGAAGTTTACTTTAGTACTCCTTTAGATTCTTTAAATGGAATAAAATTGGCTTTGATTAAAATACCAAAATCATTAGAGTTGTTTGAGTTGTATTTACAACAAATCCAAAAGTGTTCTAATGAGCATACTGAGGTTATTTGTAGTTTTATGACTAAGTATTTTTCATCATCATTTTTAAAAATAGCCGAATCTTATTTTGATATTGTTGAACAAACAAAAGCATGGAAGAAAGCAAGATTACTGATATTAAAAAATCCTAAAAAAATAATAAAAAGTAAAAGTTATATAAATGCAATAACGTATAAGGAGAAAAACTTTAAACAATGGTTTGGGGTATTTTCTTCTGGCAGTATTGATATTGGGACACAGTTTTTTTTAGAAAACTTGAAAGTTTCTCCTAAAGAAGTTCAAGTATTAGATTTAGCTTGTGGTAATGGTGTTATAGGGGCTACTGTTTTAGCACAAAATGAAGATACAAAATTAACTTTTATTGATGATTTTAATTTAGCGGTTGAATCTTCAAAGATGAATGTTGATGTATTAAGATCAACTTTTATCTGTGATAATAATTTAGAGAGTTTAGAAAAACATACATTTGATTTAGTAGTTTCAAATCCTCCATTTCACTTTGAATATGAGAATAACATAGAGGTAAGTTTAAACTTGTTTAAAGAGGTGTTTTCTTGTTTAAAGAAAACTGGACGTTTTGTATTAGTAGCTAATAAACACCTTAATTATAAAACACATTTAATTAAACTTTTTAGAAGGGTTGTTTCTGTTGCAGAAAATAAAAAGTTTATTATTTATGAGTGTTATAAAGAGTAAGAAGGTGCTTGTTAATTTGTCTGTTGTTTATGAGCGTCAACTTGAAAATTAATAGGGAGTTTTAACCTTATGGGTTTTTCTTTGTCAATAGTAATTCCTAAATCTAATTTAGATAGTCCTTCTATAATTTTTACACTTTCTTTACTAAAAGCTTCATGAGGAGCTTCTGCAGTAACATTAACAGTTTTTCCTTCATGAGTTACGCCAAATTTAACAAGGGTTTCAATAATATCTCCACTTTTATAACCTAAAGTTTTTGCAATACTATCAATTTTAGTAGAGTCGTAATTTAAAATAGCTTCAGTAATTACGGTTTCGTAATTTCCTTGTGCAGAAAGAATAAAGGTTGTAAAAAGGGAGGTTAAGAGTACTAATTTTTTCATACTTGTAATTTACTAATCATTGACCAAAATATCGGCCGAAAATACTTATCTTTTTTGTACCTAACAAAAAACATTAGGTTAGTTTAAAAGTAGTTTGTTATTTTATTGTTTAGGTTAGTACGAATAAAATCGTAAAAGCAAGTTAATTAAACTTTTTGAATAATTTTTAGTTTTGATAATAAAAATATTAATATTAAATGTGAAATAGGTAAAAAAAGGCAAGTATACAAGACTTGCCTTTTTATTGCTACAAATAAAAAGCAACTCCAAATACTATGTTTGAAGAATTGAAATTAAAAGAGAAATTATTGTTAGAAGCTTTTACGTTTCTATTTTCGTAATTTTTAGGAGAGGAAGTGGTGTAACCTAAGAAGCCTAGATTGGCTTCTAAAGCAATATTTTTACTAACAAAATAAGTTACTCCAGGTCTTATTCCTATAGAATAACGATCGAAACCATTTTTATTTTCACGATTATTTATTGAGTTTTTTAATTTACTTTGGCTATATAAATAGCTTAACTCTCCTTGTAACGATAGTAAAAATCGTTCACTTATGGAAAAGTATTTTTTTATGTATGGAGCTATGGTAAAACTGTTATTTACATTAGTAGAATTATTGTTTAAGGTGCTGTTGTCAATGTTTCTATTTTCATGTTGATGATATCCATAACGGAGTCCCAATCCTACAACTAAATTATTACTTATTGTATAACCTATTTTGGGAGAAAAATTGAAACCAAAAGAATCGGAGTCTGCTTGTTGGTTGAAGTCAAAATTCTCATATGAGTTGTTGCTTGAATTTAAAGAGATTCCACCTGCCAGGTGCCAAGTTCCTTTTGAGATTGTTTTTTTGCTATTTTTTTCTTGTCCATTTGCAATTCCGAATCCAAGAATCATAACAATTAGAAATACTTTTTTCATAATTAAATAAATTTTTAAGTTTTTAATTGCTTCTATAAGTAACAAGAATTGTTCCTACTGTTCTGTTTTTTTGTTAAAGTTTATGCTTGTTGAATGTTAAAAAAAATAATTTTTTGACTCTTTGGTTTTAACAAAAAGCACCACTTAAAAAGTGGTGCTTAAAATCTATATTGTATTTTGTTGGTTACATATAGCATGTAATTCCAAATACAATGTTAGAAGCGTTAATATTAAAATCAAATTTGTTGGTAATGTTTTTATTATCTGAGTCGTTTTCAAAGCTAGTTGTTTTATAACCTAAAAAACCAAGATTAGCTTCTAGAGCTATACTTTTGCTTACAAAATATGATAATCCTGGGCGAATACCAATATCAAAAGAATTCCCATTAGTTCTGTAAGTTCTATAATTGAAAGAATTATAATCTCTAAATTCACTTTTACTTTTAATGCTTGAGTAAGTTAGCTCACCTTTAACAGATAGTAAAAGGTTTTTACTTACAGAGAAGTATTTTTTTATAAATGGAGAAAAAGAAAAAACATGTGCTTTATCATTTCTATTATAATCATTTACATTTTGATTTTTACTATAGGAATACCCAATTCCTAGTCCAATAGCTAAGTTGTCATCAATAAATATCCCTGTTTCTGGAGCAATACCAAAACCAAATTTATTAACGTCAGGGGAATTATTACCTAAATTAGAATTAATTTTTTCATTTTCAGAGTTGATAGTGAATCCACCAGAAATAAACCAAGAATCTTTAGTGATGATTTTTTTACTGTTTTTTTCTTGTCCATTAACAATTCCTAAAGTAAGAATCATAGCTATTAAAAATAGTTTTTTCATAATAATTGAATTTTTAAAATTAAGTGGGCGAAACTAATAAAAACTATTTTATAGAAATTATTTTTTTAGAAGAATTTTACATGTTTTCGTAGGCATGTTTTACAAGTTTAGCATTGTACTTTCTTTCTAATTTTCTAACAATAAAATGTCCAGTAGCCATGTCCTGAAAATGATCTATAAATAAAGTGTTGATAATGGCGCCTCCAGCAGCTCCAACAATAGGTAATGATTGTGCTATAGTTTTTTCAGTAATCTGAACACCAAATTTTTCAGCAATTTTAGTAATAAATTTAAAAAATAAAGGAGTTCCTTCTTGGGCAATGCCTTGCTCGGTTATGTATTTGCTAACGTTAGTAATTGAATTGGCTAGAATAGTTCTTGTACTATAATAACTAGATTCAACATTAGTTTTTTCTGTAGTTTCCTTTCCAAGAGCAAAAACTTCTAAACAAGCAAGTTTGGTTTCGGGCTTGTTTAAGGTTTCTCCATGAAATCGAGCTATATCAGCTATTGAGCGTAATATGATTGTAGTTGTAATAGGAAGTTCAAAAGCCAGCCCAGCTAAACCAAAAATTCCACCAATGGTTCCTGTTGCGCCAGCTGCAATTTTATGGAGCGTGTTGGTTGTTTTTTTTGAAGGCTGGTTATTAATGGTAAAAATAGCAGCATCAGTAGCTTTTAGTAATGAGTTTTTTGTGATATGACCTAGTTTAGTGCTAAAATTACTAGGTAAAAGCTTTAAGCCTTTTTCTATAGGGCTATCTAAATGTTGTGTTATTTTGGCAGCTAATCCAGGGCTTTCTAATAATTCTTTAGCATGTTTTAACTCTTTTAGGTCTTTATCTGAAATAACATTTTTGGTTTGATTCATATTTTATAGCTTTTTATTTCTTTTTTTTGGAAAGTTTCAAATATAATTAATAATTATTTATGGTTTTCTAGGTTTTTTTGTGGTTTTTTTAAATGTTTTATTGTGTTATGTTTTGTTTTTTAGTTTTTTTATTGATATATTCGTAGCTGTTGTGCTTGTTTTTTGAAGTAAGTGCAATGTTAAGAAATTTTAATATTAATCCCCTTGCTTTATTATGAGATTATTTTCGAGCGCACAAAAAATTGAAAAAGAACAGATTAAATTTTTGACATTTCCAAAAGAAGAAGTTTTAAATAAAAAAAATGAGCAGACTAATCGTTTTTTAGCTTTACAACGTGGTATGTATTTAGGAAACCTAGAGAGGGAGAAGGTAAAAATTGTTTTTGTTGATGATGCTGGATTGAAAAAAGTAGAAACTACTATATGGGGAGTTACTGATAAATCGGTGATTCTCAAGCAGTCTACTGTCATTCCGTTAGAAAGAATTATGGCAATTGTGTAATTACCAAGAGCATTCCCTATGCATAAAATGAAGTGAATATTTATTGGTAGAATTAATAAAAAAACGCATTTATTATTAATGCGTTTTTTTTATGGGCATAATTGAAAGTTAATTCATTAAATAATCTGCAAGAACATGTGATATTTTTTGACCAGTATGACTTTCGTAATAAGAATAACCTGGCATTGGGTTTACTTCAAAACAATAAACGTCTCCTTCATCGGTAAATCTTAAATCAATACCACTGAAATCTAGTTGTAGTGCAGCAGATACATTAATACAAGCGTTTTTTATGGTTTCTGGAATGGCAAAGGTTTCTAGTTCTGTAGTACCGCCATTTTTTCTAGCGTATCTATAGTCAACTCCTGTTGTGTGTATTTTTGTGGCTACTACTTCTTTGTCTATTACATGAACTCTAACATCAAATCCTGATAGTTTTTTTTGAAATTGAACAGGACAAAAACGAATTTTTTCTAAACGTTCAGTGTCTAAAGGGTCAAATTCTTTTACTATAGAGCGAACTCCACTAATAGATTTGTAAATTACAGAGCCGTTTTTTTGATGGAAAGCAATGGCTTCTGTTGGGATGTTAGTAATTAGTGTGTTAGGTGTTTTTAATCCATATCTTTTAATAATTTGAGCTTGATAGGGTTTGCTACTATTACTAAACATTTTACTGTGCCTATTTACTACTTTACTGTCTGTTACTTCTAACCATTGGTATAAAGATTCGTGTACATTTCTAGAGTGTTCTTGTAAGTTTTGATTTTTATCTTTTACTTCAGGAATATTGGTTTCACTCATAAAGCGAGAGTATACACTATCAAAGCTATTTAAATTATAGCTACAATTGGCTATATGTAATTCGCCTGTTGGTTTCTGATTTTTAAATTTCCAGTTAATTTGAATGTCTTCTATTTGGCGCTGGTTAAAGATAACTACTTCTGCACCTTTATTGATAAGCGCATTTTTTACTTTGGCTATGGGAGCTTCACTTGGAATTCCACATAATAATACTTTACTAGTTTTCATGGATAATGTGTTTTATAATGGCTACTAGTTTATCTCCATAATTAATAAGTGATGGAAAGGTATTGGCTTTTATAAAGTTTTTTTCGTCATTACTTACTGTAATTTCTAAGAGTGGTGTTTGGGCTAAGTTAGAAAGTTCAATACAGTTGTTGACTAATTGTTTGTTAATGCAATTGGTTATTATTTTTTTTCCAATTACGAGTATGTTTTTACCAATAGGTGTGTGTGTGTTATTATTGTTTACATTTTTAAATCCAGCAACATAGGCGGCTTTTGCCCATTGTTCTGGTGACCAAAATACACCGCTTAAACTGTAACCTATTGATGGGTTATATATTGGACAGCTTTCTTGGACTTGGTATAGCCAGCTCATTAAAAGTGCATTCATTTCTGCATGAACGTACTGTTTTTCTACTTCTGCAGCTTTTTCCCATA encodes the following:
- a CDS encoding outer membrane beta-barrel protein produces the protein MKKVFLIVMILGFGIANGQEKNSKKTISKGTWHLAGGISLNSSNNSYENFDFNQQADSDSFGFNFSPKIGYTISNNLVVGLGLRYGYHQHENRNIDNSTLNNNSTNVNNSFTIAPYIKKYFSISERFLLSLQGELSYLYSQSKLKNSINNRENKNGFDRYSIGIRPGVTYFVSKNIALEANLGFLGYTTSSPKNYENRNVKASNNNFSFNFNSSNIVFGVAFYL
- a CDS encoding EcsC family protein — translated: MNQTKNVISDKDLKELKHAKELLESPGLAAKITQHLDSPIEKGLKLLPSNFSTKLGHITKNSLLKATDAAIFTINNQPSKKTTNTLHKIAAGATGTIGGIFGLAGLAFELPITTTIILRSIADIARFHGETLNKPETKLACLEVFALGKETTEKTNVESSYYSTRTILANSITNVSKYITEQGIAQEGTPLFFKFITKIAEKFGVQITEKTIAQSLPIVGAAGGAIINTLFIDHFQDMATGHFIVRKLERKYNAKLVKHAYENM